One Spirochaetota bacterium genomic window carries:
- a CDS encoding tRNA-dihydrouridine synthase family protein — translation MMSDGENNQQLSAIIIFMIISGKEYTFHFAPMAEISTPALRKVIKQWCPNVVLYSEMLASGAINAKAPHNEPLITRYQWDSPFFYQLVGNNPNVMAQAALILQDYGCDGININMACSAPHIVKGGGAKLLCEATLAKEIIKACRKVVKGLLTVKIRAGFYDIDIPYITQFIYMLQEEGIDAVIIHPRAAKWGYTRSAQWNVIEAIVTDVKIPVIGNGDIVEPQQALARLQRTRCDGIMIGRAAVQKPWIFAQCDALFGQKPLSLSLNIEEIWIEVLQNIQKMLPKRLHKSRAHRFCAYYHKNIRFGHQLFSSIRQHADINSMIALIKDYFIRNEDERMKVL, via the coding sequence GGAAATTTCTACACCAGCACTCCGCAAAGTAATCAAACAATGGTGTCCCAATGTAGTGTTATACTCAGAGATGCTTGCAAGTGGTGCAATCAATGCAAAAGCACCGCATAATGAGCCTCTTATTACACGGTATCAGTGGGACAGCCCTTTTTTCTACCAGCTTGTTGGCAATAATCCTAATGTGATGGCTCAAGCAGCTTTGATTTTACAGGACTACGGCTGCGATGGCATTAACATAAATATGGCCTGCTCTGCCCCGCACATTGTTAAAGGTGGTGGTGCTAAACTTCTTTGTGAAGCCACTCTTGCAAAAGAAATTATTAAAGCATGCAGAAAGGTTGTAAAAGGTTTGCTTACTGTTAAGATACGCGCAGGTTTTTATGATATTGACATTCCTTATATAACACAGTTTATATACATGCTTCAGGAAGAAGGTATTGATGCAGTCATCATTCACCCACGTGCCGCAAAATGGGGGTATACCCGTAGTGCACAATGGAATGTTATTGAGGCGATAGTTACTGATGTAAAAATCCCAGTAATTGGCAACGGCGATATTGTTGAACCACAGCAAGCACTCGCACGTTTACAGCGCACCCGATGTGATGGGATCATGATTGGACGAGCGGCGGTACAAAAACCATGGATATTTGCTCAGTGTGATGCGTTGTTTGGGCAAAAGCCGCTGTCGCTATCGCTTAATATTGAAGAAATATGGATTGAAGTGCTACAAAATATTCAAAAAATGCTCCCAAAAAGGCTTCATAAAAGCAGGGCACATCGTTTTTGCGCATACTACCATAAAAATATTAGATTTGGACACCAACTTTTTTCTTCAATACGACAGCACGCAGATATTAATAGCATGATAGCATTGATTAAAGACTATTTCATTAGAAATGAGGATGAAAGAATGAAAGTATTGTGA
- a CDS encoding Rpn family recombination-promoting nuclease/putative transposase, whose amino-acid sequence MSENIHDKGYKYLFSNPFMVKELLESFVNMDWIKEIDFTHAESINKTYVNDHYKKYEADVIYKLRFKDNDIYLYVLIEFQSTVDKFIAFRMLQYIIELYRELIYGQKVKRLPIVFPILLYNGEKRWTAPLTLEDLIDIPFALRECTPYVPSFRYYPIIENEIDQKQLEKMMNVIATVFLLETGDEETFNKTIDRIKDLVHIYHKKGQFFLIRSLLLWFLHYLRTRGIIEIDGHIEKNIIRTPQEASSMLAHTLKKIKENNFKEGLNKGIQKGIQKGIQKGIQKGIKQGRLIGKQEERIAIARNLLKSGMDDKTVMKITKLTKAQLEELKNK is encoded by the coding sequence ATGAGTGAAAATATACATGATAAAGGTTATAAGTATTTGTTTTCTAACCCATTTATGGTAAAGGAATTGTTGGAATCATTTGTGAATATGGATTGGATTAAGGAGATTGATTTTACACATGCAGAATCTATCAATAAAACGTATGTGAATGATCACTATAAAAAATATGAAGCAGATGTAATTTATAAATTGCGTTTTAAAGATAATGACATTTATCTTTATGTGCTCATAGAATTTCAATCAACTGTTGATAAATTTATAGCTTTCCGTATGTTACAATATATTATTGAGCTATACAGAGAATTAATATATGGACAAAAAGTTAAAAGATTGCCCATAGTATTCCCAATTTTATTATACAATGGAGAAAAAAGGTGGACAGCACCTTTAACACTTGAAGATTTGATCGATATTCCTTTTGCATTGCGTGAATGTACACCATATGTACCTTCGTTTAGATATTATCCCATTATTGAAAACGAAATAGATCAAAAGCAACTGGAAAAGATGATGAATGTAATAGCAACAGTATTTTTATTAGAAACTGGAGATGAAGAAACATTTAATAAAACTATTGACAGGATTAAAGATTTAGTTCATATTTATCATAAAAAAGGCCAGTTTTTTCTCATACGATCGTTATTGCTTTGGTTTTTACATTATTTACGTACTCGTGGAATTATTGAAATAGATGGTCATATTGAAAAAAATATTATCAGAACACCACAGGAGGCTAGTTCAATGTTAGCACATACTTTAAAAAAGATTAAAGAAAATAACTTCAAAGAAGGATTGAATAAAGGAATTCAAAAAGGAATTCAAAAAGGAATTCAAAAAGGAATTCAAAAAGGAATTAAACAAGGCAGGTTAATAGGGAAACAAGAGGAAAGAATTGCTATTGCACGTAATTTATTGAAAAGCGGAATGGATGATAAAACAGTTATGAAGATAACTAAATTAACAAAAGCCCAATTAGAGGAACTAAAGAATAAATAA
- a CDS encoding radical SAM protein → MSYPSYIALYQNGQLYQRIKTLQTIVTDCTLCPHECKVDRRRVTGKCRTGIKAIVASYHAHFGEESCLVGKFGSGTIFFANCNLSCIFCQNWDISQVSNGHEVDAEELADLMIRLQQKGCHNINFVSPTHVVSAIVEALPLAIEQGLHIPLVYNSGGYDSVETLKLLDGIFDIYMPDFKYMDATVAKELSGTKDYPTKAIAAIKEMHRQVGDLIIEKGIAKRGLLVRHLVMPENIVRSDLVFKQLATLSPHTYVNIMAQYRPEYRAHTHKSLGRRITVQEYDQAIAWAKEAGLYRFDR, encoded by the coding sequence ATGAGTTATCCTTCGTACATAGCATTGTACCAAAATGGGCAGTTGTACCAACGAATTAAAACACTGCAAACCATAGTCACGGATTGCACACTCTGTCCTCATGAGTGTAAGGTTGACAGACGCCGTGTAACCGGTAAATGCCGTACTGGAATAAAAGCAATAGTAGCCTCTTACCACGCTCATTTTGGCGAAGAATCATGCCTTGTGGGGAAATTTGGCTCTGGAACCATCTTTTTTGCTAATTGCAATTTATCCTGCATTTTCTGCCAAAACTGGGATATATCACAGGTGTCAAATGGGCATGAGGTAGATGCCGAAGAATTAGCAGATCTAATGATTAGGCTGCAGCAGAAAGGTTGCCATAATATAAATTTTGTAAGCCCAACACACGTCGTTAGTGCAATTGTTGAAGCATTACCTCTTGCAATTGAACAGGGCTTACATATTCCCTTAGTTTACAATTCAGGTGGTTATGATTCAGTTGAAACACTGAAGCTTTTAGATGGGATTTTTGATATTTATATGCCCGACTTTAAATATATGGATGCAACTGTAGCAAAAGAACTGAGTGGCACAAAGGATTATCCCACTAAAGCTATCGCCGCAATTAAAGAAATGCATCGGCAAGTAGGGGATCTTATTATTGAAAAGGGCATTGCAAAACGAGGTCTTCTGGTGCGCCACTTAGTTATGCCTGAAAATATAGTACGAAGTGATTTAGTATTCAAACAACTTGCAACGCTCTCACCTCACACATATGTCAACATTATGGCGCAATACCGGCCTGAATACCGTGCTCATACACATAAAAGTTTAGGCAGGCGAATAACCGTGCAGGAATATGATCAGGCTATTGCATGGGCTAAAGAAGCAGGATTATACAGATTTGATAGATAA
- the hemL gene encoding glutamate-1-semialdehyde 2,1-aminomutase, giving the protein MALNTSRSKELYAKACTLMPGGVNSPVRAFRSVGGHPLYFKLGKGSHIIDEDGNDFIDYCMSWGPLILGHADNDVVKAIQQVTENGTSFGAPHEGEIRIAELVKEAFPSIEKVRFVNSGTEATMSAIRLARGFTGKNKIIKFDGCYHGHADYLLVAAGSGLATFGMPDSAGVTKDAAKDTIVVKYNDIDALQQVLSHNDDIACCIMEPVCCNYGLILPQDDYLKKVRELCTKHKVLLIFDEVITGFRLARGGAQERFGVQADITTLGKIIGGGLPVGAYGGKAEIMANVAPDGPVYQAGTLSGNPIAVAAGIATLQKLMPLAYQKLEELGNYFEEQMKAVVSQYRGKLLFVRYASIFALYFTQESKITTVEQVKECNMQQFAQFHRAMLERGVYLSPSGYEVGFLSLSHSKNDIDTTVKAIDESLRIVLG; this is encoded by the coding sequence ATGGCACTCAACACGTCGCGATCAAAGGAATTGTATGCAAAAGCCTGTACCCTCATGCCTGGTGGGGTTAATTCACCTGTGAGGGCTTTCCGTTCGGTAGGCGGACATCCACTGTATTTTAAATTAGGTAAAGGCAGCCATATCATTGATGAAGATGGCAACGATTTCATTGATTACTGTATGTCGTGGGGGCCACTTATTTTGGGCCATGCGGATAACGACGTGGTAAAAGCCATACAGCAGGTTACTGAAAACGGAACCAGCTTTGGAGCACCACATGAAGGGGAGATACGCATTGCAGAGTTGGTGAAAGAGGCTTTTCCGTCTATAGAAAAAGTTCGCTTTGTTAACTCAGGTACTGAAGCAACCATGAGCGCAATCAGGCTTGCTCGAGGATTTACAGGCAAAAACAAGATAATTAAATTTGATGGGTGCTACCACGGGCATGCTGATTACCTGCTTGTTGCGGCAGGCTCAGGTCTTGCCACTTTTGGTATGCCAGATTCAGCTGGTGTTACTAAGGATGCTGCCAAAGACACGATAGTGGTCAAATATAATGACATAGATGCATTACAACAGGTACTATCGCACAATGATGATATTGCCTGTTGCATAATGGAGCCTGTATGCTGTAACTACGGACTCATCCTCCCCCAGGATGATTACCTTAAAAAAGTACGAGAGCTTTGCACAAAACATAAAGTGCTTTTAATCTTTGATGAGGTCATAACGGGGTTTAGGCTTGCCCGTGGTGGTGCTCAGGAGCGCTTTGGTGTGCAAGCTGATATTACAACACTTGGCAAAATAATTGGTGGGGGATTGCCAGTGGGTGCGTATGGTGGAAAAGCCGAGATTATGGCTAATGTTGCACCGGATGGCCCTGTGTATCAGGCAGGAACGCTTTCGGGCAACCCTATTGCTGTTGCTGCTGGCATTGCAACGCTGCAAAAGTTAATGCCGCTAGCATATCAAAAGTTAGAAGAGCTGGGGAACTATTTTGAGGAGCAAATGAAAGCGGTTGTATCGCAGTATAGAGGAAAACTTTTGTTTGTGCGGTATGCTTCAATATTTGCTTTGTATTTTACACAAGAAAGCAAGATTACAACTGTTGAGCAGGTAAAAGAATGTAACATGCAGCAATTTGCGCAGTTTCATAGGGCTATGCTTGAGCGTGGGGTATATCTTTCACCATCAGGATATGAGGTTGGATTTTTGTCACTGTCGCATTCTAAAAATGATATTGATACAACCGTAAAAGCTATTGATGAATCTTTAAGAATTGTGTTAGGTTAA
- the hemB gene encoding porphobilinogen synthase, translated as MNPYYRPRRIRQNEVIRNLSAETVLDYKKLIMPYFVIEGTHIDQPIESMPGINRLSIDNLLKQLEKDVKLGVQSIILFGIPYGKDEKASGAYDDNGIVQKACRQIKKHFGNVLIITDVCLCEYTSHGHCGMVVDGRIDNDSTLELLAKTAVTHAQAGADVVAPSDMMDGRVGAIREALDEAGFANTPVLSYAAKYASAFYGPFRDAAGSAPQFGDRRSYQMDFRNAREALKEVMLDIEEGADIVMVKPALAYLDIIALVKQSVDVPVCAYNVSGEYSMVKAAATLGFGDEVRLVREIMTAIFRAGADMVISYHTVDIIKNKWFD; from the coding sequence ATGAATCCATATTACAGGCCGCGGCGCATTCGCCAAAATGAAGTTATACGAAACTTAAGTGCCGAAACAGTACTTGATTATAAAAAGCTTATAATGCCCTACTTTGTCATTGAGGGTACACATATTGATCAGCCCATTGAATCTATGCCTGGCATAAACCGCCTTTCTATAGACAATCTGTTAAAACAACTAGAAAAAGATGTAAAACTGGGTGTACAGTCAATTATTCTTTTTGGCATACCGTATGGTAAAGATGAAAAAGCAAGTGGCGCCTATGATGATAACGGAATTGTACAGAAAGCCTGCAGACAGATAAAAAAGCATTTTGGCAATGTGCTCATTATCACTGATGTTTGTTTGTGTGAGTATACCAGTCACGGACATTGCGGCATGGTAGTTGATGGCAGAATAGACAACGACAGCACGCTTGAGCTTTTGGCAAAAACTGCTGTTACGCATGCACAGGCTGGTGCTGATGTAGTAGCGCCCTCTGATATGATGGATGGGCGGGTTGGTGCAATTCGTGAAGCGCTTGATGAAGCAGGCTTTGCCAACACTCCGGTTCTTTCGTATGCAGCTAAGTATGCATCAGCGTTTTATGGGCCGTTCAGAGACGCAGCAGGTAGTGCTCCTCAGTTTGGTGATAGGCGAAGTTACCAGATGGATTTTAGAAATGCACGCGAAGCGTTGAAAGAAGTAATGCTAGACATTGAAGAAGGTGCTGACATTGTCATGGTAAAGCCAGCACTGGCATATTTAGATATTATTGCGCTTGTAAAGCAATCGGTTGATGTGCCAGTTTGTGCATACAACGTAAGCGGGGAATACTCAATGGTAAAAGCTGCTGCCACACTTGGGTTTGGCGATGAAGTACGCCTTGTTCGTGAAATCATGACTGCAATTTTCAGGGCAGGTGCAGATATGGTCATTTCATATCATACGGTTGACATTATTAAAAATAAGTGGTTTGATTAG
- a CDS encoding Rrf2 family transcriptional regulator — MDNTQKVIDAFKKSKEPLNATAIAKMTGIDKKEVDKIMEKLKKEGLIISPKRCYWTLK, encoded by the coding sequence ATGGACAACACACAGAAAGTTATTGATGCATTTAAAAAATCAAAAGAGCCATTGAATGCTACTGCAATTGCCAAAATGACAGGCATTGACAAAAAGGAAGTAGATAAAATAATGGAAAAGCTTAAAAAAGAGGGCTTAATTATTTCGCCAAAACGCTGTTACTGGACATTGAAGTAA
- the cobA gene encoding uroporphyrinogen-III C-methyltransferase, whose translation MKNNGFVYLVGAGPGDPGLISVKGMECIASADCIIYDYLANPKLLQNTHAELIYVGKQGSQHTLSQEEINALIIQKAKEGKVVVRLKGGDPFIFGRGGEEAEELVAAGIAFAIVPGISSFYSALAYAGIPITHRDYAASFEVITGHRRADGTEDITLPEYSPQKTYAFLMGMKNLDAICARLIQEKNFPPHTPIAVVTWGTMPQQKVATGTLETIADEVKQAGLTPPAIICIGRVVGLRHTLRWYDNLPLFGKKIVVTRTRQQASVLSKRLYELGADVLEFPTIAIEKLQELSPLHDAIKNIQKYDWIVFTSQNAVDIFFEEIFALGFDARALQCRVAAIGPATRDALQRYAIKADLMPQEYVAESLVDAFRGVDVAGKKILVPCSAKARPALTHGLQDAGAVVDRVHIYDAVKPEVNSSLLEQVQSADIVTFASSSTVRNFVEIAGKTDATIACIGPITADECVKQGLTVHVVAKEYTIEGLVKAIVEYIKN comes from the coding sequence ATGAAAAATAATGGGTTTGTATATTTAGTGGGAGCAGGCCCCGGTGATCCCGGCCTTATATCCGTTAAGGGTATGGAATGTATTGCCAGTGCTGATTGCATTATCTATGATTATCTTGCAAATCCAAAACTTTTGCAAAATACACACGCAGAACTCATCTATGTAGGCAAGCAGGGCAGCCAGCATACATTGTCCCAGGAAGAAATCAATGCGCTTATTATACAGAAGGCTAAAGAGGGAAAAGTAGTGGTGCGCCTTAAAGGCGGTGATCCCTTTATCTTTGGAAGGGGTGGTGAAGAGGCAGAAGAACTTGTAGCAGCAGGGATAGCGTTTGCGATAGTTCCTGGTATATCGTCCTTTTACTCGGCATTGGCCTATGCCGGCATCCCCATTACTCACCGTGATTATGCAGCTAGCTTTGAGGTCATCACAGGGCACAGGCGAGCTGATGGTACCGAAGATATCACACTGCCTGAGTACAGCCCACAAAAAACCTATGCATTCCTTATGGGCATGAAGAACCTGGATGCTATATGTGCTCGCCTAATTCAGGAAAAAAATTTCCCACCTCACACGCCTATTGCGGTAGTTACGTGGGGAACAATGCCACAACAAAAAGTGGCAACCGGTACCCTGGAAACAATAGCAGATGAAGTTAAACAGGCGGGATTAACGCCCCCAGCAATTATATGTATAGGCAGGGTGGTGGGGTTACGACACACATTGCGCTGGTATGACAACCTACCACTGTTTGGCAAAAAGATTGTGGTGACGCGTACGCGCCAGCAGGCAAGTGTGCTTTCTAAACGGTTGTATGAGTTAGGAGCTGATGTGCTGGAATTTCCTACAATTGCAATAGAAAAATTACAGGAGCTATCGCCATTACATGATGCTATAAAGAATATACAAAAGTATGACTGGATAGTATTTACCTCACAGAATGCGGTAGATATTTTCTTTGAAGAAATTTTTGCTTTGGGATTTGATGCAAGAGCGCTGCAATGCAGAGTTGCAGCCATAGGTCCAGCAACGCGTGATGCCCTGCAACGGTATGCCATAAAAGCTGATCTTATGCCACAGGAATATGTAGCCGAAAGCCTTGTTGATGCATTCAGAGGTGTGGATGTTGCAGGTAAAAAAATTCTAGTACCATGCTCGGCGAAGGCGCGACCAGCGTTAACGCATGGATTGCAGGACGCAGGAGCTGTTGTAGATAGGGTACATATCTATGATGCTGTAAAGCCTGAAGTAAATTCTTCACTGCTGGAACAGGTACAAAGTGCTGATATTGTTACATTTGCAAGCTCATCAACAGTGCGAAATTTTGTGGAGATAGCTGGGAAGACAGATGCCACAATTGCTTGTATAGGCCCAATCACTGCAGATGAGTGTGTAAAGCAGGGATTAACGGTGCATGTTGTTGCAAAGGAGTATACTATCGAAGGATTGGTTAAGGCAATTGTGGAGTATATTAAAAATTAG
- the hemC gene encoding hydroxymethylbilane synthase has translation MIKIGTRGSALALWQANFVAAQLRQEHTIITIKTKGDRIQNVSFDKIEGKGFFTKELEDALLSGAIDIAVHSMKDLPTDMVEGLTIAAVTKREDPSDVIIVRPEAYRANHWFPLKENSKVGTSSLRRVAQLKRIIPSVEVLPLRGNVPTRIKRCKEGRFDAIILAKAGLKRLSVDLKSFYTMTLPFSYFLPSPGQGALAIQVRSDDKIALEAVAHLHDEATAKAVMAERQFLKAFGAGCHVPLGAFAHCIDERVILTGAILSVDGMRCLRHTVEDTDPLCAGDRLAHFMIQQGAEKLI, from the coding sequence ATGATAAAAATCGGAACACGAGGAAGTGCACTGGCACTGTGGCAGGCTAACTTTGTTGCTGCGCAACTGCGACAAGAGCATACAATAATAACTATTAAAACAAAGGGTGACCGCATACAGAATGTATCATTTGATAAAATTGAAGGCAAAGGTTTTTTCACAAAGGAGCTTGAGGATGCACTTCTTTCAGGAGCTATCGACATAGCCGTGCATTCAATGAAGGACCTGCCAACCGATATGGTGGAGGGGCTGACAATTGCAGCAGTCACAAAACGCGAAGACCCTTCAGATGTCATTATTGTGCGCCCTGAGGCGTATAGAGCAAATCACTGGTTTCCGCTTAAAGAAAATTCAAAAGTTGGCACAAGCTCACTACGTAGAGTTGCACAGCTCAAACGCATAATTCCATCAGTTGAAGTATTGCCGCTAAGAGGCAATGTGCCCACGCGCATCAAACGATGCAAGGAGGGCAGGTTTGATGCAATAATACTTGCAAAAGCAGGGCTCAAGCGACTATCTGTTGACCTGAAAAGCTTTTATACCATGACATTGCCATTTAGCTATTTTTTACCTTCACCGGGGCAAGGGGCGCTTGCCATACAGGTGCGTTCAGATGACAAAATTGCTCTAGAAGCTGTTGCACATCTTCACGATGAGGCAACAGCAAAAGCTGTTATGGCCGAGCGACAGTTTTTAAAAGCTTTTGGAGCTGGCTGTCATGTGCCGTTAGGAGCATTTGCACATTGCATCGATGAAAGAGTAATACTCACAGGCGCTATACTTTCTGTAGATGGAATGCGATGCCTGCGGCACACAGTGGAGGATACAGATCCCCTTTGTGCTGGTGATAGGTTGGCGCATTTTATGATACAACAGGGAGCAGAAAAACTTATATGA
- a CDS encoding ATP-binding protein produces the protein MKSTILKRIIISQREEIQEKFDKGNIIPRAIDFPKLQSYLQVPNILAITGIRRCGKSVLSWQVASTNEPSAYINFDDERLLHFNADDFDLLLEVFYELYGEFEYIVLDELQNIQGWELFVNRLRRTKKVIITGSNSNLLSGELSTHLTGRYVDFQLMPFSFKEYLLYHNMVLAGDDIYSTQKIGLIKNHLSEYLKEGGFPEVYQLGREMVLRIYADIIEKDILKRNKIKKSMLLKELSQYLVSNSSQEFSFNRLKNIYAIKDINTARRWVWLLENSFLIFILERFSYKLKERILAPKKIYCIDTGMKQIVGFDVTENKGSLLENAVAIELKRRKYYFDSTMEIYYWKNYNNKEVDFVIKKGKTVQQLIQVCYDLGTINTREREFKSLYAAANDLDCDDLLIITWDTEGKEEFKGKNITMIPLWKWLLGF, from the coding sequence GTGAAATCTACAATTTTAAAACGCATAATCATATCTCAGAGAGAAGAAATACAAGAAAAATTCGATAAAGGGAATATTATCCCAAGAGCTATCGATTTCCCAAAATTACAGTCATATTTACAAGTGCCTAATATATTAGCTATTACAGGTATCAGACGTTGTGGCAAATCGGTATTAAGTTGGCAGGTAGCTAGTACTAATGAACCTTCTGCATATATAAATTTTGATGATGAAAGGCTTTTGCATTTTAATGCGGATGATTTTGATTTGCTGCTTGAGGTGTTCTATGAGTTATATGGTGAATTTGAGTATATTGTACTGGATGAATTGCAGAATATTCAAGGTTGGGAACTATTTGTCAACAGGCTCAGGAGAACAAAAAAAGTAATAATAACAGGCTCAAATTCAAATTTATTGTCGGGAGAGCTTTCCACGCATCTTACGGGCAGGTATGTTGATTTTCAGTTAATGCCTTTTAGTTTCAAAGAATATCTTCTTTATCATAACATGGTGCTTGCTGGAGATGATATATATTCTACACAAAAAATTGGATTAATAAAAAACCATTTAAGTGAATATTTGAAAGAGGGAGGGTTTCCTGAGGTTTATCAACTTGGAAGGGAAATGGTTTTGCGTATTTATGCAGACATCATCGAAAAAGATATATTGAAACGTAATAAAATAAAAAAGAGTATGTTGTTAAAAGAATTAAGCCAGTACCTTGTATCCAATTCATCTCAGGAATTCAGTTTTAACCGCCTTAAAAATATTTATGCTATCAAAGATATTAATACAGCTCGTAGATGGGTATGGCTTCTTGAAAATTCGTTCTTAATATTTATTTTGGAGCGATTTTCCTATAAATTAAAAGAGAGGATATTAGCACCCAAAAAAATATACTGCATTGATACTGGGATGAAACAGATTGTTGGATTTGATGTAACGGAAAACAAAGGGTCATTACTAGAAAATGCGGTTGCTATTGAATTAAAACGTAGAAAATACTATTTTGACTCTACAATGGAAATTTACTACTGGAAAAATTATAACAATAAAGAAGTGGATTTTGTGATAAAAAAAGGGAAAACCGTGCAACAGTTAATACAGGTCTGTTATGATCTTGGGACTATCAATACTCGTGAGCGAGAGTTTAAGTCTTTATATGCTGCTGCTAATGATTTGGATTGTGATGATCTATTAATTATTACGTGGGATACTGAAGGCAAAGAAGAATTTAAAGGCAAAAATATAACAATGATTCCTTTATGGAAGTGGTTGCTAGGATTTTAA
- a CDS encoding TetR/AcrR family transcriptional regulator produces MSKSERTRKLIIEKAAPIFNMRGYLGTSLSDITQALGMTKGAIYGNFSDKDEIALAALTYNFNQIRDAINQKVKKCPTAKEKLTAFAEFYVENFNIIAQKGGCPVLNSAVDADDTHPVLKKRVQSFINYWKENLIKIIRKGQTDGEISKDADADRFSTLFIAIIEGGILMSKTTGDKKHIRLAVDHIKQLIRDL; encoded by the coding sequence ATGAGCAAATCTGAAAGAACAAGAAAGCTTATAATAGAAAAAGCAGCACCAATTTTTAATATGCGTGGATATTTGGGGACATCTCTCTCGGACATAACACAAGCATTGGGTATGACCAAAGGTGCTATCTATGGAAATTTCAGCGATAAGGATGAGATTGCCCTTGCGGCTTTGACGTATAATTTTAACCAGATTCGCGATGCGATCAATCAAAAAGTAAAGAAATGTCCAACCGCTAAGGAAAAACTAACTGCATTTGCAGAATTCTATGTTGAAAATTTTAACATTATTGCACAAAAGGGTGGTTGCCCGGTGCTTAATAGTGCTGTTGATGCTGACGACACTCATCCTGTTTTAAAAAAAAGAGTACAGTCATTTATTAATTACTGGAAAGAGAATCTTATAAAAATTATACGCAAAGGGCAAACAGATGGTGAAATTTCCAAAGATGCTGATGCAGACCGTTTTTCAACCCTTTTCATAGCTATCATTGAAGGAGGCATTTTAATGTCAAAAACTACTGGAGATAAAAAGCATATACGTTTAGCTGTAGATCACATTAAGCAGCTAATTAGAGATTTATAG
- a CDS encoding DUF488 family protein, whose amino-acid sequence MAIRIVQLGSPRIESEGLRIGTVRRLPRGVPKSQLASSNYFDVWLPQLAPTDDLLKIGQNVKDLKDWNLFARKYKAQMKKPDNSRLLDLLAALSHHTNFSVGCYCKDEKWCHRSLLKELLKERGALIV is encoded by the coding sequence GTGGCTATACGTATAGTGCAATTGGGAAGCCCGCGAATAGAATCTGAGGGGTTGCGAATAGGAACCGTGCGACGGCTGCCACGAGGTGTTCCAAAGAGCCAGCTTGCTAGCAGCAATTACTTTGATGTATGGCTTCCTCAACTTGCACCCACTGATGATCTATTAAAAATAGGTCAAAATGTCAAGGATTTGAAAGATTGGAATTTATTTGCAAGGAAATATAAGGCGCAGATGAAAAAGCCCGACAACTCAAGACTTCTTGATTTGCTGGCTGCGTTATCGCACCACACCAATTTTTCAGTAGGGTGCTATTGCAAAGATGAAAAATGGTGTCACAGGTCCTTGCTTAAGGAATTGCTTAAGGAACGGGGAGCTTTAATTGTGTAA
- a CDS encoding Uma2 family endonuclease: MPVPKQKQDSKYTYADYLTWPAEQRWELIDGIAYDMTPAPDITHQNIVLNIGRIIADYLEEKSCKVFISPVDVRLPESGSDSDENIFTVVQPDIVVVCDKNKIEKRGIIGAPDLVIEVISESTAYKDETEKLKLYQRHGVKEYWIVNPEAFYINVFRLGESGIFEKPLHYRKGETFESTVLEGLVIDCDKVFKGIDI, from the coding sequence ATGCCAGTACCCAAGCAAAAACAGGACAGTAAATATACCTATGCAGATTACCTCACCTGGCCAGCAGAACAGCGTTGGGAGCTTATTGATGGAATAGCTTATGATATGACACCCGCACCAGATATAACTCATCAGAACATTGTATTAAACATTGGACGTATTATTGCAGATTATCTTGAAGAAAAAAGTTGCAAAGTGTTTATTTCCCCTGTTGATGTACGGTTGCCAGAAAGTGGCAGCGATTCTGATGAAAACATTTTTACAGTGGTGCAACCTGATATAGTGGTGGTATGCGATAAAAACAAAATAGAAAAGCGCGGAATTATTGGAGCACCAGATCTTGTTATTGAAGTTATTTCAGAATCCACTGCTTATAAAGATGAAACTGAAAAATTGAAGCTGTACCAGCGCCACGGTGTGAAAGAATACTGGATTGTCAATCCCGAAGCATTTTATATAAATGTTTTTAGGCTTGGGGAAAGCGGTATATTTGAAAAGCCTTTGCATTATCGTAAAGGTGAAACGTTTGAAAGCACAGTTCTTGAAGGACTAGTAATTGACTGTGATAAAGTTTTTAAAGGAATAGATATATAG